From the genome of Pelosinus fermentans DSM 17108:
ATAGAAGACAATTTAGAACTTATCGGTTTTAATTTGGGACAAAGAACCTGTCCCCGTGTCCCATTCAATTTGGGACAAAGAACCTGTCCCCGTGTCCCATTCCAATTGCAGACCTGCCTTCAGGGTATACACTAACTCCGTTGTCTGTCGTTGCCGTTGCCTGTCGGATATTAAATGGAGATTTCCTGGTTGGGTATCAAACATCAGGCTCCGCTTATGGAGAAAATATCATAAGCGATATTCCTGATTCGCATATGATTGACTGTTGATCTTAAGCCAAGTTTGCCACCAGCGGGGAAAGCGTTCGAAGGGTTTACCCCTCACCTGAAGTGGGACAAGGGGACAGGTCCCTTGTCCCACCAACTTAGTGAAGATCGTGAATCTAATCATTAAAAAATACCATCCATAGGATGGTATTTTTGGGTTGAATTATTGTTTATGGTTGCTTGCTTCGGCAGCTTCTGCTGCTGAATTTTCTGCCATTTGTTCTTCAGCCATTTCGATCATCATTTTTACTTTTTGACCACCGATTCGGCCACCAATTTTACCAACTTGGCTAGTGGTTAATTCGCTATTATGACCTTGATCTAGTGGTATGCCCAGTTCCTCTGCTACTTCATGTTTATTAGGAAGGGCTGCATTCAGTTCCTGCATTGTATCAATTTTACCTTTGACCATAGTAATCACACTCCCGTTTTATAGATAGTTAATGGGATTAAAGCCTATTTAGTTCTGAATGATTGATCAATGATAGTATATCTATTCATTGCCTTAGTAATACATTGGTTTGATTCATCGGTCGTTATTTTTCATTGTGATGCTGCTAATAATAATTATAGATGCCTTTTGCAATTGCTTCTGCCAGTTTTCGCTGATGTTCCGGTGACTGTAGGAGGGAGCGTTCTTCTATATTCGTGATATAGCCAACTTCAATCAAGGCCGCAGGAATTTTGTTGCGGCGCAGCACAAAGTAGTTGCCGGGATTAGCGGTTGGAGCGGATTTTATGACTTTACTGAGTTCATTTTGTATCACATTTGCTAATGACTTGCTGGGTTCTGATTTCGCATAATAAAAAACCTCTGGACCTTGCCTTTTGGAATTTGAAGCAGCATTTGCGTGAAGACTAATAAATAAATCTGCATCCGATTCTTCGACCATTTCTACACGAGCAGCCAAGTCGCGATGGTAGCGTCCTTTGACTTTTTCGTTGTTGCACTCAGGGCTAAGTTCAATGTCCGCTTCACGGGAGAGAACTACTTTAGCATCATACTGATGAAGAACCTTTTTTAGCTCTAACGCTATAGCTAAGTTAATGTCTTTTTCAAGAACACCTGAGTGATTTGCACCAGTGTCAATGCCACCGTGGCCAGCATCCACGACAATGATTTTGCCGGAAAGTTTATGAGTCCTATCATCGTCTGCATATAGTGTACCAATTATCAGCAGCATAAATAACAAACATAAGATAATTTGTCTTTTGGCAATATATATAGTTTTCACACTGCAACCACCTCTTACAGCTACATATATGCAGAAAAAAGTTTTATCAGTAGATTTATTAGCCTGGATGATTTTGGAACTTATTTGTAAAAAATAAAATGTTGGAAAGGATCATTATGCGCTTATGTGAAGACAGGGACAGGTTCATTGTCCCAAAAATAAAAAGGTGTGATATACTGTAAATATGGTAAAAAATAGAAAGATATAAACAGTCATTTCTTTTTATTTTTTCAAAGTGCGGTAAAGGATATGTTTTGGGGGGATGTAGAGTGAAAAATCGTATTCAAGGAAAAAGCATGGATGAATGGAAGAGGGAACATCCACTATTGGAGCAGATTATTAGGACTCATGAAGTGTTTTGGACAAACCCTCAGTATGTAGGTTCTAGTGACAGAATCATAACCCCGATTTTAAGCGAAGTTGATATCCAAGATGCGGAAAAAAGGCTTCTTAGATTTGCTCCATATATTGCAAAGGTATTCCCGAAAACTAGCGAAACAAAGGGGATCATTGAATCGCCTCTTGTGAAGATTGATAAAATGAAAGAAGAGCTTAAGGCGTTATATAATCAAGAGATCAGTGGTTCCTTATATCTTAAGTGCGATAGTCATCTGCCCATTTCGGGGTCGGTTAAAGCACGAGGCGGTATTTATGAAGTATTGAAAATCGCCGAGGATATAGCAATTGAAAAAAGGATAGTAGTTGAAACTGATGACTATACGATTCTTGCTAGTGAAAAATGCAGAGAGCTATTTTCCGGATATTCAATTGTTGTAGGATCGACAGGAAATTTAGGTCTTAGCATTGGTATTATGGGTGCTATATTAGGGTTTAAAGTGATTGTTCACATGTCATCAGATGCCAAACAGTGGAAGAAGGATTTGCTCAGAGAAAAAGGTGTTACTGTATTGGAATATGATTCAGATTATGCTCAAGCCGTTGAGGCAGGTAGAATCCAAGCACAACAGGAAGAAAATAGTTACTTTATTGATGATGAAAACTCTCAGAATCTATTTTTAGGTTATGCTGTTGCAGGCAAAAGGCTTAAACAGCAGCTGGAGCATTTGCAGATTCTTGTTGACCAAGACCATCCATTGTTCGTTTATCTTCCTTGCGGCGTTGGTGGTGCACCTGGCGGTATTACCTTTGGTTTAAAGACCGTATTTGATGATCATGTTCATTGCTTTTTTGCAGAACCGACTCACTCTCCTGCCATGCTGCTGGGACTTATGACGAGGCTGCATGACAAAGTGTCGGTTCAAGAATTTGGAATTGACAATGTGACTGATGCCGATGGTCTTGCTGTTGGCAGACCATCGGGATTTGTAGGGAAGACTCTTGAGAAGGATATTAGCGGCGTCTTTACCATACAAGATCAAGAATTATATCGACTGCTCAGAAGGCTGGCGGATTCCGAAGGAATCTATCTTGAGCCATCTGCATTAGCAGGTTTCGCTGGCCCCGTTAAATTATTTGCAGAATCAAAAGGCAGGCAATATTTAGAACAAAGCAATCTTAGATCGAAAATGAAAAATGCCACGCATATTGTCTGGGCTACTGGGGGGAGTATGGTTCCTGAAGAAATGATGAGTCATTTTTATAATAAGGACAAAGCCGGGGAATAACCTGCTTGGGACGGGGGGACAGGTTCATTGTCCCAGAAAAATAAAGATGCTATACTATAAGTTGAGGTGATACCATGCCAAGGCAGGCTCGTGAGAGAAGCAGAAGTGGAATCTATCATTTAATTTTAAGAGGAATTAACAAGCAAACGATATTCGAAAATGATGAAGACCGACAGAAGTTTATTGAAACGTTAGGGTATTACAAAAGGGTTAGTAATTACATGCTGTATGGTTATTGTCTGATGGATAACCACATTCATTTACTGATACGAGAAAATGAGGAATCCATATCGCAAGTAATAAAACGAATCAGCAGCAGCTATGTATATTGGTATAATCAAAAATATGAACGATGCGGGCACTTGTTTCAGGAGCGTTTTAAAAGTGAAGTAATAGAAACAGATGCCTATTTTCTTATGGCATTGCGATATATTCATCAAAATCCGATGAAAGCAGGAATTGCGAAGGATATCAGAAAATACTTGTGGAGCAGCTATCATGAGTATACTGGCACTCCTACTATCGTCAATATTGACTTTGCATTAGATATGTTTTCAGAGGATAGAAGGAAAGCTGCGGAATTATTTAAAGGCCACACTAAGGAGAAAAATTCAGATGCATGCTTAGACTATGAGGAACGGCTGCATGTATCGGATACAGAGGTCGTGGAATATATGAAAGGATTAGGAATTGCTGCAATTAGTGAATTGCAACGACTGACAAGAGAACAGCGGGATGCTGTGATAAGAAAAATGAAAGAGCACAAGGGTGTCACCCTAAGACAATTGGCAAGGGTAACTGGGATCTCAAAGAGTGTGATTGACAGGACGTAGTGGGACAAGGAACCTGTCGTCCCCTTGTCCCGGGAGAATTTGAATGGACGGAGATGATGTATGTGGCTGTCCGGGTAGAGGATTTGTTAAAATTGCCAACCTTCAAGCTATCCCATACCTTGGCGGGTGTGCGGGGACTTATCCGGGAAGTGGAATATATTGATGTACTGGAACATCCTGATATTGATGTGCTGATTAAACCACGAGTCTTATATCTTACCAGTGGGTTTGCATTTCATGAAAATGAGCAGCTGCAGGAAACTTTGATTGCTCATATGGAAGATATCGGAGCAGCCGGACTTGTTGTTGAGCCTGGCCGCTATCTGACTCTGCTATCTTCCCGAATGATTGAAGAGGCGAATCGTCTGCAATTTCCCATTGTAGAATTGCCTCAGGGGGCTGTGTTTGCCAATATTATTAGAGAAGGTTTGGAACAGATTTTTTTGCAGCAAAGCGCAATCTTAAGACGTTCTCAGGAAATCCAAAGACAGCTTACGCAAGTAGCATTTTCCGGCGCGAATTTGCAGCAAATTTCACAAACCATTGCAAATTTGATGGGCAATACCATCATTGTAGCGGATCAGAATTTTTCATTGCTTTCGTTTGCCTTTTGGGAAAAGGAGCATAAAAATCACAAACGTAAGGCATATGTGGGAAGAACGCTGGATCAATATTTGTATAATCTGGAACGAACAGGCTTTATTGATAAGATACGCAAGACTAAGAAAGCGGACCGTGTGGAAGTCTTATTCAGTAAACAAGGTGAGCAGGCCTGGGTGGTGGTACCCGTTTTGGTCAATGATGAAATCCTTGGATACATCGCCGTATTGGAGGATTACCATCGAATGCGGGAAGAAGACTGGGGGGCATTGGTACAGGCTGCTACTGTAACGGGAATGGCCATTTATAAGCAGGTAGTGGAGGAAGAGGTTGCCCGCCGTCAGCGCAATGATTTTTTATTTCATGTATTGGAAGGGCAGCTGCCCCTGGATCAGGAAGTAGTGGAACAGGCAAAATCGCTGCAGATTTCTTTACATATGACGTGGAGTATAATTCAGATTGAATTGGTGAATTTAGAGGAATATCGGCGGAGACATTTTGCAGGCAGTGTTCAGGAAGAGGCAGCTAGTAAACAGCGGGATCTGGCAATACTAATCGATCAATTAATGGCAAAGCAAAAGGATTTACTGGTAGCTTGCAAACAGGAGTGGATCACGGTTCTTTGTCCAATGACGGTCAATAGCCACGCTAGGGAGCAGGCTATGCAGCGGGTAGAGATAATCAAGCAGGAATTACTGCGATTTGCTCCGGAGCTTGAAATTGCGGTAGGAGTGAGCCGGGTTTGCGAGGACTACAGGCAGCTGCCCTCAGCTTATCGTGAGGCCAGGGAGACTCTGGAGATCGGACGAATTTTAGACCCACTGGCAAGGGTATATTGCTTTTGGGATTTAGGAGTATATCAAATTCTTACAAAGCTAAAGGATATGCCGGAGTTGAAGGAATACTATGAGGCGATTTTAGGCCGGTTTGATCATTTGGATACCTTAACCCGAAGTGAATTTGTAAAAACCTTGGAGGCATATTTCAATGCCAATGGAAATATTTTCAAAGCCGCTCAACTTTTATATCTTCATCGCAACAGTATGACATATCGATTAAAGAGGATTCAGGATATATTGGGAGTGGATTTGGACGACTCGGAAGTCCGCTTTAATTTGCAATTGGCACTCAAGATACGAAAGGTTTTTCCTTGAAATAAAATATTGATCCATTTTAATTAAAAATAATATAAAACCAAAGTATGTATAATGAGCACGCTAAAAATATAGTACGTTGTAACTTTGTAACAAAGATACTTTGTTTTTCTTTGTGCCATTGTGACAATGACACAGATTCCCTGTAAGAAGTATGATTATTCTGCCAATATTTTCATACTAATTTAAGGGGGGGATAGTCGATGAGTAGTGAAGAACGAAGGTTAGATTATCTGAATGTGTCAGGGAAGGAGTATGTTCCTTACGTACCAGCAGACAAAGTCATTCCCGAGTTTACAGCAACAGCAATTATTATCGGTTTTATTTTAGCAATTGTGTTCGGTATGGCAAATGCGTATCTTGGTCTAAAGGCTGGGATGACCGTAAGCGCTACCATTCCGGCAGCAGTTATTTCTATGGGGATCTTGAAAGGAATATTAAAAAGAGGAACGATTTTGGAGAACACGGTAGCCCAGTCTATTGCTTCCTCGGGTGAGGCCGTGGCTGCAGGTATGATTTTTACTGTACCGGCCCTGTTCCTATGGGGATACGCACCTGATATGATGACAATGACATTGATGGCATTACTTGGTGGTTCTCTTGGCGTGTTGCTCATGATTCCGCTGCGTCGTTATTTGATTGTGGATGAGCATCATAATCTTCCATATCCGGAAGGTACTGCCTGTGCAGAAGTGCTGGTTGTAGGTGACCAAGGAGGCACTGGTGCGAAAACAGTATTTGCTGGAATTGGTATCGGTGCAGGATATAAATTTCTAATGGGGGCCATGGGTATTTGGAATGAAAACCCTGAGTGGCCGATTCCAGGTCTCAAGGGCGCGGCTATCGGATTTGATGTCCTGCCAGCTTTGCTGGGCGTAGGCTTTATTATCGGACCCCGGGCGGCTTTTACTATGTTTGCTGGCAGCTTTCTTAGCTGGATGGTCCTTATGCCGCTGATTGCTTATTTCGGCAGCGGTTTAACAGCACCGGTATTTCCAGCAACTACACCCATTTCCCAAATGGATCATTGGGATTTATGGAGTAAGTATATTCGTTATATTGGCGCAGGCGGCGTAGCTGTAGGCGGTATGTTTAGCCTGATTAAGTCTTTACCTACCATTTTTAGTTCTTTTAAGGCTTCTCTTGGGGGGCTGACAAAAGGCGGCGGTTCTGGTGACGAAAATCTTAGAACGCAAAAAGATATGCCGATGTCCATTATTTTAATTGGTGCAGTCGTTATCTTTCTTGCGTGTGCCTTCCTGCCTCAGCTTCATATGGGCGTAATCGGAGGGATTATGGTGGTGCTGTTCGGCTTTTTCTTCACCACGGTGTCTTCCCGTATCGTAGGTCTGATCGGTTCTTCCAGTAATCCGGTTTCCGGAATGACCATTGGCACTTTGATTATAGTAAGTGTACTGCTAAAAGCAATGGGTTTCACGGGTATTGAAGGTATGCTGGCAGCTCTTAGCATTGGAGCTCTAGTTTGTATCTCCATTGCAATGGCGGGGGATACTTCTCAGGATTTAAAAACAGCCTTTTTAGTTGGTGCCACTCCTTATCGCCAGCAATATGCTCTTTTAATTGGTGTTGTTGCATCCGCTGCTGTTATTGGCTGGACGCTGACGATGTTAAATAGCGCTTATGGTTTTGGCACGAAAGAATTGGCCGCACCACAGGCTACATTGATGTCACTGGTTGTCAAGGGTGTTATCGATGGTTCTTTGCCTTGGGCGTTAGTTGGTATCGGTGCCTCTGTGGCAGTTGTTGCTGAATTGCTGGGAATTTCTGTGTTGGCTTTTGCAGTAGGTATGTATCTGCCAATTCACCTAAATGCAGCGATTGCTACCGGTGGTCTGCTCAGCTTAATTATGACGAAGGTAATAAAAAATGCAGATCAATTGAAAAGACGTACAGAAGAAGGAATCTTACTTGCTTCTGGCTTAATTGCCGGTGATT
Proteins encoded in this window:
- a CDS encoding transposase: MPRQARERSRSGIYHLILRGINKQTIFENDEDRQKFIETLGYYKRVSNYMLYGYCLMDNHIHLLIRENEESISQVIKRISSSYVYWYNQKYERCGHLFQERFKSEVIETDAYFLMALRYIHQNPMKAGIAKDIRKYLWSSYHEYTGTPTIVNIDFALDMFSEDRRKAAELFKGHTKEKNSDACLDYEERLHVSDTEVVEYMKGLGIAAISELQRLTREQRDAVIRKMKEHKGVTLRQLARVTGISKSVIDRT
- a CDS encoding PucR family transcriptional regulator; the protein is MGQGTCRPLVPGEFEWTEMMYVAVRVEDLLKLPTFKLSHTLAGVRGLIREVEYIDVLEHPDIDVLIKPRVLYLTSGFAFHENEQLQETLIAHMEDIGAAGLVVEPGRYLTLLSSRMIEEANRLQFPIVELPQGAVFANIIREGLEQIFLQQSAILRRSQEIQRQLTQVAFSGANLQQISQTIANLMGNTIIVADQNFSLLSFAFWEKEHKNHKRKAYVGRTLDQYLYNLERTGFIDKIRKTKKADRVEVLFSKQGEQAWVVVPVLVNDEILGYIAVLEDYHRMREEDWGALVQAATVTGMAIYKQVVEEEVARRQRNDFLFHVLEGQLPLDQEVVEQAKSLQISLHMTWSIIQIELVNLEEYRRRHFAGSVQEEAASKQRDLAILIDQLMAKQKDLLVACKQEWITVLCPMTVNSHAREQAMQRVEIIKQELLRFAPELEIAVGVSRVCEDYRQLPSAYREARETLEIGRILDPLARVYCFWDLGVYQILTKLKDMPELKEYYEAILGRFDHLDTLTRSEFVKTLEAYFNANGNIFKAAQLLYLHRNSMTYRLKRIQDILGVDLDDSEVRFNLQLALKIRKVFP
- a CDS encoding D-serine ammonia-lyase codes for the protein MKNRIQGKSMDEWKREHPLLEQIIRTHEVFWTNPQYVGSSDRIITPILSEVDIQDAEKRLLRFAPYIAKVFPKTSETKGIIESPLVKIDKMKEELKALYNQEISGSLYLKCDSHLPISGSVKARGGIYEVLKIAEDIAIEKRIVVETDDYTILASEKCRELFSGYSIVVGSTGNLGLSIGIMGAILGFKVIVHMSSDAKQWKKDLLREKGVTVLEYDSDYAQAVEAGRIQAQQEENSYFIDDENSQNLFLGYAVAGKRLKQQLEHLQILVDQDHPLFVYLPCGVGGAPGGITFGLKTVFDDHVHCFFAEPTHSPAMLLGLMTRLHDKVSVQEFGIDNVTDADGLAVGRPSGFVGKTLEKDISGVFTIQDQELYRLLRRLADSEGIYLEPSALAGFAGPVKLFAESKGRQYLEQSNLRSKMKNATHIVWATGGSMVPEEMMSHFYNKDKAGE
- a CDS encoding N-acetylmuramoyl-L-alanine amidase family protein codes for the protein MKTIYIAKRQIILCLLFMLLIIGTLYADDDRTHKLSGKIIVVDAGHGGIDTGANHSGVLEKDINLAIALELKKVLHQYDAKVVLSREADIELSPECNNEKVKGRYHRDLAARVEMVEESDADLFISLHANAASNSKRQGPEVFYYAKSEPSKSLANVIQNELSKVIKSAPTANPGNYFVLRRNKIPAALIEVGYITNIEERSLLQSPEHQRKLAEAIAKGIYNYY
- a CDS encoding alpha/beta-type small acid-soluble spore protein, whose translation is MVKGKIDTMQELNAALPNKHEVAEELGIPLDQGHNSELTTSQVGKIGGRIGGQKVKMMIEMAEEQMAENSAAEAAEASNHKQ
- a CDS encoding OPT family oligopeptide transporter; translation: MSSEERRLDYLNVSGKEYVPYVPADKVIPEFTATAIIIGFILAIVFGMANAYLGLKAGMTVSATIPAAVISMGILKGILKRGTILENTVAQSIASSGEAVAAGMIFTVPALFLWGYAPDMMTMTLMALLGGSLGVLLMIPLRRYLIVDEHHNLPYPEGTACAEVLVVGDQGGTGAKTVFAGIGIGAGYKFLMGAMGIWNENPEWPIPGLKGAAIGFDVLPALLGVGFIIGPRAAFTMFAGSFLSWMVLMPLIAYFGSGLTAPVFPATTPISQMDHWDLWSKYIRYIGAGGVAVGGMFSLIKSLPTIFSSFKASLGGLTKGGGSGDENLRTQKDMPMSIILIGAVVIFLACAFLPQLHMGVIGGIMVVLFGFFFTTVSSRIVGLIGSSSNPVSGMTIGTLIIVSVLLKAMGFTGIEGMLAALSIGALVCISIAMAGDTSQDLKTAFLVGATPYRQQYALLIGVVASAAVIGWTLTMLNSAYGFGTKELAAPQATLMSLVVKGVIDGSLPWALVGIGASVAVVAELLGISVLAFAVGMYLPIHLNAAIATGGLLSLIMTKVIKNADQLKRRTEEGILLASGLIAGDSLMGVVLALMVYQGVDISMDMKWGGMLNEVSMGIFVILAIAFLRHCLTYKLDKEN